In the Bacillus horti genome, CATGTTCAATCGTTTCAGGTTGCAGAACTCTGAAGGAATAGGTATACTCTGTAACTACCATTATGTAAGGACTATCTATTTTAATGTTGGAAATTCTATTAAGAAGATGATTTGTTGTAAAGGGGCGCCATCATGATCATTTCAGATGTATTGGAAGTCAGTAAGGAATTAAATACCCAATTAGTTACAGGGCATAGAAGCCTCCTAAGACCAGTTTTAACAATAGAAGTTATGGAGGTACCTGAGGTTGAAAATTGGGTGACGCAAGGGGTATTGGTGATCACATCCTTTTACTCTGTCCGTAAGCAACCGGATGAACAATATCGCATTGTTAAGGCGCTCATTCATAAAAAGGCTGCTGGTATTATTGTTAAGCTTGGTAAATTTGTTAGTCGTTTGTCGGATGAAATAATAGCTGTAGCCCAGCAACATGATTTCCCCATCATTATTCTACCAAGGGATGTCCCGTACATAAGTGTTTTGACACCGTTGCAGAGTATGCTACACGCTGAACAAATCAGTACCAGTAAAAGTGAAACCACTCTTGCTCATTTTGAAAACAAGTCCTATTTCACGGTAGAGGAAGCCCTGAATGATTTCGCCACCTATTTATCCTGTACAATGTACTTGGAAGATATAGAAGGCAGATTATTATCTTGCTCTCAGGATGTGCAGAAGGATGGATGGAGGGAATCTAGGCTTCTTTTCTCTGCCCCTTCTTATACGGGCTACAAGGAGAAAATCAATGAATGGGTCAAGCAATATGAAGATCATTCATTTGTGATGACAGAGTATTTAGGTCACAAATGGCATGTCATTGTTCCGTTGTTTAGAAAAGGGATACCTTTTATGTTTCTACATTTCGTCTATAACAATAAGCTCCTAAGTGAAGAGATGGATGAACAGAACTCTATCATAGTTAAAAATAAACTTTATATGATTTTGATGGGCGAAATCGTTGAATGGCAGCAAGAAAGAATGAGTCAAGATGAAGAGCTAAGAAGGTTTTCTATTACTGGAGCAGGAGCGTCAAACACAAGCTATGTCTTATTATTTTTTCAACGAGAATTGAATCAGTTTATTAACGAGACGATAGATGCATTTCATTTTCCCACAGACTATTCGTGCTTCTTTCGTAAAGAGGTAAGTCAATTCATGAACAGAATTCCTAAAGTACAACGCTATTTAATCTTCGAAAGAAATATGAATGTCTACGTTCTGTTACATTTTACCACTCAGCAATCATCAAGTACTCTCGAGCTGCGAAATTTACTAACCCAGTATTTGACGAATTCTCCTATCGAGGATTCATATATTGCTATTAGCTCCATGTTTGCAAGACTTGAGGAGGTAGAAGAAAAGGTTGGTGCTGTGACGAAAATCATGGGCATAGGGAAGAAAATGCATGAGCAGGAAAGGATATTTTCCTACAATAAGCTTGGCATTT is a window encoding:
- a CDS encoding PucR family transcriptional regulator, with product MIISDVLEVSKELNTQLVTGHRSLLRPVLTIEVMEVPEVENWVTQGVLVITSFYSVRKQPDEQYRIVKALIHKKAAGIIVKLGKFVSRLSDEIIAVAQQHDFPIIILPRDVPYISVLTPLQSMLHAEQISTSKSETTLAHFENKSYFTVEEALNDFATYLSCTMYLEDIEGRLLSCSQDVQKDGWRESRLLFSAPSYTGYKEKINEWVKQYEDHSFVMTEYLGHKWHVIVPLFRKGIPFMFLHFVYNNKLLSEEMDEQNSIIVKNKLYMILMGEIVEWQQERMSQDEELRRFSITGAGASNTSYVLLFFQRELNQFINETIDAFHFPTDYSCFFRKEVSQFMNRIPKVQRYLIFERNMNVYVLLHFTTQQSSSTLELRNLLTQYLTNSPIEDSYIAISSMFARLEEVEEKVGAVTKIMGIGKKMHEQERIFSYNKLGIYEFFIELSTQPQVQEYVNSILSPLSQADSNLRETLVVYLMENGNASRAAEKLFVSRRTITYRLQKIKELLGTDLDDPENRFVLQFCLKIKQLD